Proteins encoded within one genomic window of Chloroflexota bacterium:
- a CDS encoding ABC transporter ATP-binding protein — MSQPLIELRNISKVYGSGEIAVRALHDVNLTIDTGEFAAIMGPSGSGKSTLMNVLGALDRPTEGLYVLDGEDISELNKDELAHIRNRKLGFVFQSFNLLPRLSAFDNVMLPLLYDPEFIWTDSELEERVMAALESVGLADRADHRPNEMSGGQKQRVAIARALIAEPPLILADEPTGNLDTRSSEEIMQILHRLHDSGHTIVMVTHEPELAAYTQRVICVRDGVIVSDDKQGSGCTTPVAAGSGQ; from the coding sequence ATGAGCCAACCCCTGATTGAGTTACGCAACATTTCCAAAGTATATGGATCGGGCGAGATAGCGGTTAGAGCCTTGCACGATGTGAATTTAACGATCGATACTGGTGAATTTGCCGCTATCATGGGCCCTTCAGGCTCAGGCAAATCCACATTGATGAATGTGCTCGGGGCGCTGGATCGTCCAACTGAAGGGCTTTATGTTCTGGATGGCGAGGATATCAGCGAATTGAACAAGGATGAACTGGCGCATATTCGTAATCGCAAGTTGGGTTTTGTTTTCCAAAGCTTCAATTTGCTTCCGCGCCTCAGTGCTTTCGATAACGTCATGCTTCCCCTACTGTATGACCCAGAGTTTATTTGGACAGATAGTGAGTTAGAGGAGCGAGTGATGGCGGCTCTGGAGTCTGTCGGTTTGGCAGATCGAGCTGATCACAGACCCAATGAGATGTCCGGTGGCCAGAAGCAGCGCGTCGCTATCGCCCGGGCGCTTATCGCCGAACCACCTTTGATCCTGGCAGATGAACCCACCGGCAACCTGGATACGCGCTCCAGTGAAGAAATCATGCAGATACTACACCGGCTACACGATAGCGGCCATACGATTGTCATGGTCACCCACGAGCCAGAGTTAGCAGCATATACGCAGCGGGTCATCTGCGTGCGGGATGGTGTGATCGTCTCTGATGACAAGCAGGGTAGTGGTTGCACCACACCCGTGGCGGCAGGGAGCGGACAATGA
- a CDS encoding efflux RND transporter periplasmic adaptor subunit, translated as MPKKARTKRRFNSWWLIIPLVIIVAGAFYYFRYYVPSQVTEAAPTMKTAKARTGNIIVSANAAGVIVPAEEMQLSFGSAAGRLTELLVGVGDAVEAGDILARLDDSDQRLDVMQAEANLAAAQLKLSELKEDADTIALAAAQANLYGTRDNLNNVRTPATDADIAAARANLVAAQKALVDLKSGLTTAEETVLSAELEKATIAVNRAQEDYDAIAWRSDVGKTPQALALQQATIDHEKALAAYQLATAPAGAESIANADARVAVAQAALDKLLTPADSEAVAAAEAKVTQAEAELQHLLDGADPVDVEAAQIGIDQALANLEAAKLALSRTVLSAPMSGVITSSSASVGENLTASPLLTVTDLDDLRVDLFVDESDTALIAPGHVVNITLQADAETTFYGKIVEVDPTLVTVDGVPALRAQATLENPPAYVRPGMSTNLEIIAATAEGALLVPLEALRELSPGSYAVFVVVDGQPVMRTVEVGIMDFANAEIVSGLEKGDVVSTGVVETE; from the coding sequence ATGCCTAAAAAAGCACGAACGAAACGACGTTTTAATAGCTGGTGGCTGATCATACCCTTGGTCATCATCGTAGCCGGCGCTTTTTATTACTTTCGATATTATGTCCCCTCCCAGGTAACCGAGGCAGCGCCAACGATGAAGACCGCCAAAGCGCGCACAGGTAACATCATCGTGAGTGCCAATGCCGCGGGTGTGATTGTGCCTGCTGAGGAGATGCAATTATCGTTCGGAAGCGCCGCCGGCCGTTTGACCGAATTATTGGTGGGTGTGGGTGATGCTGTCGAAGCAGGTGACATCCTGGCCCGTCTGGACGATAGTGATCAGCGCTTGGATGTAATGCAAGCCGAGGCGAATTTGGCCGCGGCGCAATTGAAACTGTCGGAGTTGAAGGAAGATGCTGACACCATCGCCCTGGCAGCTGCACAAGCCAACCTCTACGGCACCCGAGATAATCTCAACAATGTCAGGACGCCCGCCACTGATGCAGATATTGCCGCTGCTCGGGCTAATCTCGTTGCGGCGCAAAAAGCGCTTGTTGATTTGAAATCTGGCCTGACCACGGCGGAAGAGACGGTGTTGAGCGCCGAGTTGGAAAAGGCGACGATTGCAGTAAACAGAGCTCAGGAAGATTACGATGCCATTGCCTGGCGCAGCGATGTCGGCAAAACTCCACAGGCGCTGGCGCTGCAGCAAGCCACCATCGATCATGAAAAAGCCCTGGCTGCCTACCAGTTGGCCACGGCTCCGGCAGGTGCCGAGAGCATTGCCAATGCTGACGCCCGCGTGGCGGTGGCGCAGGCAGCTCTTGACAAATTGCTTACCCCTGCCGATAGCGAAGCGGTGGCGGCGGCTGAGGCAAAAGTAACGCAGGCAGAGGCTGAACTTCAACACTTACTCGATGGTGCAGATCCAGTGGATGTCGAGGCGGCGCAAATCGGTATCGACCAGGCGCTGGCCAATCTTGAAGCCGCAAAACTGGCCTTGAGCCGAACGGTGCTAAGCGCACCAATGTCTGGTGTTATCACGAGCAGTTCCGCCAGTGTCGGGGAAAACCTCACTGCAAGTCCGTTGCTTACCGTCACCGATCTCGATGACCTGCGCGTTGATCTTTTTGTGGATGAATCCGATACGGCACTGATCGCACCTGGCCATGTGGTGAACATCACCCTGCAGGCTGATGCCGAGACAACATTTTATGGCAAGATCGTCGAAGTTGATCCCACCCTGGTCACAGTGGATGGGGTTCCCGCCCTGCGCGCTCAAGCGACATTGGAAAATCCTCCCGCCTATGTTCGCCCCGGCATGAGCACGAACCTGGAAATCATCGCCGCAACGGCTGAAGGGGCGCTGCTTGTGCCGCTGGAAGCGCTGCGTGAACTCAGCCCTGGCAGCTACGCTGTCTTCGTGGTTGTAGATGGACAGCCGGTGATGCGAACAGTTGAGGTCGGGATTATGGACTTCGCCAATGCTGAAATCGTGAGTGGCCTGGAAAAGGGTGATGTTGTCAGCACCGGGGTCGTCGAGACCGAGTGA